The Porphyrobacter sp. HT-58-2 genome segment ACGTCCAAAATCAGCTGCGGTGTAGGGCTTACTCATGGTTTGAACCACTCAGTCCCAAACGGGACTGTCCGCTGAATGCGGGCAGTTCCCCGCAATCCGGGCGACGTAAAGTTCGCCACCGTGGGTTGGGACCAAAATGCCTCAATCCTATCTTTTACAAACGCCGCGGCATCGCCGTCGCCCAAAGCCAAAATCGCGTCGACATTTCGAGCAATGCCGACCGCAATCGCTTCAAGCGCAACCAAACCGACCCGGCCTGAATGAGTCCCGTTTTCATATCGCCTGAGCGCATCTGGGCCAAAAGCAGAATGCAAAAGGCCGAAGGTCTTATTGATCAAATTGACCGAGGCCTGCTCGTCACCGCCCCTTGCGAGTCTGATTGTACCCTCGTCGATATATTCCTCGACATCGAGCTTCCCGTCATAAGGGACGAACGAATGGACCAAGAAGCGAACAGCCAGTTCCATATGTCGCTGCTTCTCAGCTTGATCAGGGGTGACAGACACAACGTCCTGAAATTGTACACTTTCCGCAACCCCGCGAATCGCGCGGAAGTAATCGCCGTTCACCATCAACATTATGCAGTTTCTTAATTCTTGCGGATTTGCCTGCGTTCCCCCCGCGTTCAACCTTTGGAAAAGATCGCATTTTGTTTGATCATCACTAGGACGTTTCAATATTTCTACTGCAATCCGACTACGCCTAATTGCCAATTGCAAACTCTTGTCTATCGGAACCTATTCGGCCTCGCCTATCCCTTCAACGAGAGCAGACCTTTCCCAAACAGCATTATGCAGCGACGGTAGATATTTAGTAGCCTCCAGCACCGAGGGTGGCTTTAATTGATTGCCAACTCGCAATTTTCCCATAAATTCCAATATAGTCGATACTCTCTGCAAGCCATCTATCAGTTCCCAAGTTCCGTCTTCGCGTTCGAAAACAAAAATCGATGGTATCGGAATACCAAGGAGCAGCGACTCAATCAGTTTTGATTTCTGGCTAATATCCCACCTGAAAAGGCGTTGGAATTCAGGATCGATAATCACTTCGAGATCATCATACATCGTGACAATCTCGCCAAGGGACATTTGGTAAGCGTCGGTCTTAACCTGCCGCTGTGCTACTTCAATTTCATTCAAGAGCATTTGGCTCACCTCCCGCAAAGCGCCCAAGTTACCTTACATAATCTGCGAGACTTGTGAAGAAGTCATTGAATCTTAGATGGTCCTGCCAAAAACCCACGAAAGCCGTAGGCTGCCTACCTCCCCAACAGCCCCGCCAGATACTGCCCCGTAAACGAGCGCGGCTCCTTCACCACCTGTTCCGGCCCCGGCCTACGCCGGGGCAGGCTCGTTCCCGAGTCAGTCCCTCAAGAGCGGCGCAAGGTATTTGCCGGTGAAACTGCGCTCTACCTTGATGACGTCCTCGGGAACGCCCACCGCAACCACCTCCCCGCCGCGCACCCCGCCCTCCGGCCCCAGATCAATGATCCAGTCCGCGGTCTTGATCACGTCGAGGTTGTGCTCGATCACGACAACCGAATTCCCGCCCTCCACCAGCCGGTGCAGCACTTCGAGCAGTTTGCGCACGTCCTCGAAATGCAGGCCGGTGGTCGGCTCGTCGAGGATGTAGAG includes the following:
- a CDS encoding DUF262 domain-containing protein, with the protein product MLLNEIEVAQRQVKTDAYQMSLGEIVTMYDDLEVIIDPEFQRLFRWDISQKSKLIESLLLGIPIPSIFVFEREDGTWELIDGLQRVSTILEFMGKLRVGNQLKPPSVLEATKYLPSLHNAVWERSALVEGIGEAE